In Formosa haliotis, the sequence AGTTTAAATCGTTTATGGGTTTGCCATGTATTCCTTAACTTTAAAGCTATTAAAAAGCTAAACTTATTATGGAATATAGAACTATTGGAACCTCTGATTTAAAATTATCGGCTATTACATTTGGAGCTTGGGCTGCTGGCGGTTGGATGTGGGGCGGAACCGAACAACGTGATGCCATAAAAGCCATACAATCTGCTTTCGATTTTGGGGTAAGCGCTATAGATACCGCTCCTATTTATGGTATGGGACATAGCGAAAATATTGTGGGAGCTGCCATAAAAGAATTACCAAGAGACCAAGTACAATTGGTTACCAAATTTGGTTTGCGATGGGATGCCACAGAAGGTGATTTTTATGTAAATTCTAAAGATAACTCAGGTAAACCCATTTCGATTTATAAAAACGCGAGTAAAACTAGTATTATAAAAGAATGCGAAGATAGCTTGAAACGCTTAGGCACAGACTATATCGATTTATACCAAATACATTGGCCCGATAAAACAACGCCTATTCAAGAGACTATGGAAGCCGTAGCCCAATTAATTCAGGCGGGAAAGGTGCGCTATGCTGGAGTATGTAATTATGATGTTGCTCAGCTAGAAGAGGCGAAAAAATATGTCGATATCATTTCTAACCAAGTCCCTTACAGCATGATAAATCGTGATATCGAAAAAGATATAGTACCTTTTACATTAAACCACAACATGTCTATTCTTGCTTACAGCCCTTTACAACGTGGGTTACTAACTGGAAAAATGCAAGCCGGACATAAATTTGCTGAAGGTGACCACCGCCAAAACTTGGCCTTTTTTAAAGATGAAAACATTAAGCAAACCGCTGCATTTTTAAACACTTTACAACCTTTAGCCGAGGCAAAACAAGCCAGTATTTCTCAATTGGTTTTACGTTGGACCATAGAACAGCCCGGTGTAACCATTGCCTTAGCAGGAGCTAGAAATGCCGAACAAGCTATACAAAATGCCAAAGCTATAGACATTAAATTAACCGCAGAGGAATTACAATTCATATCGACTAATTTAGACGAGCTAAAACTAAACTTATAAAACACTTAGCCCAACTCTTTTTTATTCAAAAGGTTGGGCTGAATAAGTTGCTCATCTCTAAAAAATGGTATATCCAAAAATTACAGAAATTGTATTATAATCGGAATTATAATATTGATAATCTTTCAACAAGTCTCTATTGGTATTATACCGTAATTCTACACTATAGGTATCGTTATAAGTATACCCAAATCCTAAACCAATACTAGATGAATTTATAATTTCTAATTCCGAACCCGTATCGTAATTTACAGTAGAATTCATAGGGATATCTAAGATATACGAGGCGTTTACAAATAATTTAGAACTGTTATTTAAAAAGAAATAATGTCTAATTCCAATAGGTAATTCTATGGAAGAATAATCGACTTCAACATTTGAATTTTCTAAGGTTTCTTCAGATTTAAAAGACTGATACGTAGGTTCAACAATTATAGCCCATTTGTTTTTATTGAAAGGCAAAAATATTTCAGCTTCAAGTCCAATCCTAAATCCTATTTTGCTTCCAAAATCTACATTTCTAGAACTTAAAGATGTATTTTCTATAGAAAAAGAAGAACTTTTAATTCCTATTCTAGGTGTTAGATTAAAAAGATCTTTTTTCTGTTTTTCTTCGAAATTAACTTGTTCTACATTATTACACTGATTATAGGTCACAAAAATTTTAACCAAGTCGTCTTTTTCATATTTTAACCTTTCAATATCTTTTGAGCTTATGTTTTTACAGGTTAAATTATTCAATAATTGCTGTCTATACCTATTATTTTCTTTTATTAAATCGCCTGTAGATCTATAATTTTTAAAGATTAATTGCTCCACAGTCATCCCATTGTCCATGCTATAAAAGAATCGAACTAAATTACCATCTTCAAACTGATATAAATTAGCCTCCCCTTCTACTAAAGCCTTTAAAAAGAGGGTTTCTTCATGAAATACCGGATTTCTATTAGGGCTTAAGTTATTAATTACTTTACTAGAACGATCCATTTTAACGGTGCGCTTGATATATTTTGAAAAGTTATGAATTCCAAATTCTATTACACTTTGTATTGTACCTTTTTTTATTTCAGACTCCGCCGAAAGTTTATAGTCAAAGTCGGTAGGATTGTTCTTCCAATCCATATTTTTTATAAGACATTCGGTACGTTGATTGTCTGAATCTATAAAATATCCTTTTTCGAAAACGATTTGCGAAAAACTTTTGGTTGTAATAATGGTTAATAAAACAAGTAGCAGTTGGGGTTTCATTTATTTTTACGGTTAAGGGGTTATGTTTCAAGGAGCTATAATTAATCAGCCACAGTCTATTTATAGTAAGCAAAAAGCTTCTTTCAAGAAGAAGAATTTTGCTACAATAAAAATAATGAATCATATTAAAAAGCCAATGAACTTTTTAAATTATTCGATAAACCACAATGTTTTAAATTACTCGTTTTAAAATTAACTTTACTGTTAGTCCGTTATTATACAGTTCGCAGTATTTTATCCATTTTACGCCCTTTAGCTAACTCATCTACTAACTTGTCTAAATACCTTACTTGTTGGGTTAAAGTGTTGTCTATGTCTTCAATTCTATAGCCACAAATTACGCCTGTAATGAGGTGGGCATTCGGGTGTAAAGATGCTTCTTTAAAAAAGGTTTCAAAAGTAACCTTTTCGGCTATTAATTTTTCTAATTGTAATTCGTCAAAACCGGTTAACCAAGAAATAACTTCATGAAGTTCTGCTTTAGTTCGTCCTTTTTTCTCAACCTTGGCTATATAATGGGGATAAACCGATGCAAAAGTCATATTAGCTATACGCTCATTATGTTTGTCTGTTACTTTCATCATTCTTGCATTTAATTTTAACAAATATAAACTATAAACTAAAATAGGAGTTTAACAGTTCACTTAAAACAAGCTTTTAAACCGCTAACTAACTGATTAAATTAACAATACAATATAACGTAATATTAACCTTATTATCGCATTGGAAATATTACTTTTGCCGAATGCTAAAAAAAGAGACTAAAAATCAGTTTGAATTTATTGCTTTAATGGCTTCATTAATGTCTATAGTTGCATTAACTATAGATGCATTACTTCCTGCAATCCCTAATATTGGCTTAGCTATAGGAAATCAAAACAGTACCGATTTACAACTTTTGGTAACCATGATTTTTCTAGGCTTTGGTTTAGGGCAATTAATACTAGGGCCACTCTCCGATAGTTTTGGTAGAAAGCCTATTATGTATCTTGGATTTTTTATTTTTTTATTGGCTAGTATAGTTTGTATCACTGCCGAAAGTTTGGTTTGGATGTTGGTTGGACGTATTTTTCAGGGTATCGGACTTTCTGCACCTAGAACCTTATGTATTTCTATTATTAGAGATTCACATAAAGGCGATTATATGGCAAGAATGATGTCTTTTGTAACTGCATTTTTTATTCTTGTGCCTATTATTGCTCCTGCTCTGGGTCAGTTTATATTAAACCATTTCGATTGGCATTATATTTTTTATACCCAGCTATTCTTTGGAGCTATTGTTATTTTTTGGTTTTGGAAACGTCAGCCTGAAACCTTACATCCAGAATATAAAATACCATTTAATAAACATGTATTTATTAATGGTTTTACAGAATTATTGAAGTTTAAAGAAGCCATTATTTTTACGATGCTTTCGGGTTTTATTACAGGAGCTTTTATGGTGTATTTAAGTGCTTCGCAACACATTTTTGAAGCGCAATATGGTTTAGGCGACAAATTTCCTTTAGTATTTGCTGGTTTAGCTTTTTCTATAGGATTATCTACTTTATTAAACGGAACCCTTGTTGTTAAATTTGGAATGCGCAACTTAGCTTTTGCAGCACTAACCGTTTTTTCTGGAGCTTCAATATTGTATGTCATTTTATTTTGGAATTCTGCAAACCCAAGTTTATCGGTATTAATTCCTTTTTTAATTATTCAATTCTTTTCCTTAGGATTTATTTTCGGAAACCTAAGAGCTATTGCCATGGAACCAATTGGTCATATTGCTGGAATTGGGGCTGCTATTACGGGGTTTATATCTACTCTAATTGCTATTCCTATTGCTACAATTATTGGCGAATATGTAACCGATACGGCTCTTCCCTTATTTTTAGGATTCGCCATTTGCGGTTCGCTCTCTGTGGGAGTATTTATTATAATGAGACGTCGAAGAACATCAGCTTTAGCCGTAGCGAAGTATTAGAACAGACTAGGTATAGTAGAATTATTTTTTTATAACCGGTCAAATCTGAAATATCCTGCTTTATTATTTTAAAAATTGAATATTTACAATATTTACAACTGCAGAAATAACATACTCTATCCCAATAGCGATTACAATAAAACCAATTATTCGTGATAACGCATTTATGCCCGAAGCTCCTAAACATTTTACTATAAGGTAAGAGCTTTTTAAAATAAGATAAATGCAAATGGTTGTAAAAACTAACGCGGCAATAATTATGGAGATCTCCTTAATTTCTGTGAATTCTTGATTGTAGGCTATTAATAACGAAATGGTACCAGGACCCGCCAACATAGGCATGGCCAAGGGTGTTAAACTAATCTCGTTTCTGGTTTTAATATCCTCTTCTACTCGTTGGCGTTTCATGCCTTTATGCTCGGCAAATTTTCCTGTTAACAATGCAAATCCGGAAGACGCAATGATAAGTCCGCCAGCAATTTTTAAAGCATTAATACTTATTCCAAAAAAAGACAAAATATAAGTGCCGGCAAAAAAAGACAGCAACACTATAATTAAGGCATTTAAAGAGGTCCAAAAGGCGATACTCGCACGTTCCTTTTTCGTGTGTTCTGAAGACAATCCTACAAATACAGGAACTGTTCCTAAGGGATTCATTATTGAAAATAGAGCACCAAATGTGGCTAAAAATAATTCCATTGTTTTTTTGTGCAAATACAATGAATTTTATTCGCCAATATGTTAGTTTAGGTTTAAGGAATAGTGAATTGAAAATGAAATTCTCTTCCTTAAAAAGCACAACATGTTAAGCTTTTATACGCAAGATTTATAAGGCGCTCATTAGTACCGTGGTAGTATAAATAATACCTAGAACTTGAGTTATTACTTACGTTTTATCTAAAGGTTAAATGACTTCATAAGCCATCTATTAAAAGAAAAAAATAAAAGACTAAAACTCTACACCTCTCGTTTTACAGGAATTAAAGCGCTCTTTTTTAGTTTAATAAAACCTAAAGCATCTAACACTTTCATGATACCATAAGTAATGTCTAACTCATACCAACGCACCCCTCCAAAATTAGCACGCCCCCCGTATTTATGGTGGTTGTTATGGTAACCCTCGCCCATCATTAAAAAATCGAATGGCAATAAGTTCTTTGAAGTATCGCTCACTTTAAAGTTAACATACCCATAAATATGCGCAAACCAATTTATAATAACGCCATGTATAGGGGCCATAAAAAACGCCACTGGTAAAAATAACCATTGCCACCAAGCGGTTGCAAAAAAGAAGAAAATAGCTGTATATAAAGCAGCCCAAGCTAAGCGGGAACCCCGAGAACTTGCAAAAGCATCAAAACGCTCCCATTGTGGTACATTTTTAGTAAACTTAGAATCTACTGCTACTCGTTTCTTATTAATATCCTGATAAATGTTTTTTGTTCGCCACATCATAGAAAACACATTACTATCGTATTTCGGTGAATGCGGATCATTTTCTGTATCTGCATAGGCATGATGCATTCTGTGCATAACGCCATAACCGTAAGCACTTAAATAATTAGAACCTTGACATACCCAGGTAAGAAAAAAACAAACTTTTTCTGCGAATCTAGACATGTTAAACGTTTGATGCGCAGCATACCTGTGTAGAAAAAACGTTTGGAAAAACAAACCCGAATACCATAGAATAATCATGAATATAATAATAGTCATATGTTGTAATTTAATACAACAAAGAACCAAATTATTTAGGAGTAAAATATGAACGTAAGTTAAGAAATACGCTTCCGGATACGACTTAAGGCTTGTGCTGTAACACCAATATACGAAGCAATATACTTTAACGGAATATCTTTAAGCAGATTAGGACGTTCGGTAAAAAGGTTAAGATACCGCTGTTCTGCAGTTTCATTTAATAGGGATTGTTCCCGTTTAGATTTTATTAAAAACAAGCGTTCTGAAGATAATCTCCCTATTAAGTTTCCAACTTCTGTATTGTTATAAACCTCTTGCAAATCGGAATACGATACACTCCAAATAGATAAATCGGTTAAAGCTTCTAAAGCGTATAGAGAAGGTTTTTGCGTTAAAAAAGAATCGTAAGCACTAACAAATTCATTTTCGAAACAAAACCCAAAAGTAACGTCTTTGTCTTCGTCTTCATTCGGAATTAAAAATCGAGCAATACCACTGTTTATGAACGAAATATAATGTTCTACCTGTCCAACTTCCAAAATACGTTCCTTTTTTTTAAACGTTCGTGCTTTTAATTTCGAAGAAAACAGTTTCCAATCTGCATCACTTATGGGTACAGTAGATTCTATATATGCTCTAATTTCAATCATGAAAAATGTTCGTTAATGCCATTATAAATTTTGATTAACACAAAGGTAAGCATCCTAAATTAGGTTAAATAATAAAGGAACTACATTATTTAAAAATAAAAAATATCAAAGTTTATATTATCGTTTTATCAGAAAATTTTTACCTGCTGTTTTTAAGAAAACGATTGAATTAACAATAAATCAGCCCAATTTTTATCAATACTAAAGTTATACCCCTTAAGTAAATTTAATTTGTTATTTTAGAATTCTAAAACCAAATTCATGTCTATATTAATCACCAATATAAAACAGCTTTTACAAGCAAGAGCTCACAACGTTTTAAAAGTATCGGGAACAGAAATGAACCAACTATCTTTACTAGAAAACGCCTATTTACTTATTGAACACGATACAATTGTAGAATATGGTGAAATGAAAGATATTGGAGGTATTGAAGCTGAAACCACCATCGATGCCACCGGTAAAATAGTATTACCAACTTGGTGCGATTCGCATACCCATTTGGTTTATGCTGGTAATCGTGAACAAGAATTTGTAGATAGAATTAATGGTTTAAGTTATGAAGATATTGCCAACCGTGGTGGAGGCATCTTAAACTCGGCTGAGAAGCTTCAAAACACCACCGAAGATGAACTTTATAACCAAGCAGTATATCGTTTAAAAAATGTGATGAGACTTGGTACGGGGGCCATAGAAATTAAATCGGGTTACGGACTTACCACAGAATCCGAATTAAAAATGCTTCGCGTTATTAGTCGATTAAAACGGGATTTTCCTTTAAAAGTCATGGCTACATT encodes:
- a CDS encoding aldo/keto reductase, producing MEYRTIGTSDLKLSAITFGAWAAGGWMWGGTEQRDAIKAIQSAFDFGVSAIDTAPIYGMGHSENIVGAAIKELPRDQVQLVTKFGLRWDATEGDFYVNSKDNSGKPISIYKNASKTSIIKECEDSLKRLGTDYIDLYQIHWPDKTTPIQETMEAVAQLIQAGKVRYAGVCNYDVAQLEEAKKYVDIISNQVPYSMINRDIEKDIVPFTLNHNMSILAYSPLQRGLLTGKMQAGHKFAEGDHRQNLAFFKDENIKQTAAFLNTLQPLAEAKQASISQLVLRWTIEQPGVTIALAGARNAEQAIQNAKAIDIKLTAEELQFISTNLDELKLNL
- a CDS encoding outer membrane beta-barrel protein, translating into MKPQLLLVLLTIITTKSFSQIVFEKGYFIDSDNQRTECLIKNMDWKNNPTDFDYKLSAESEIKKGTIQSVIEFGIHNFSKYIKRTVKMDRSSKVINNLSPNRNPVFHEETLFLKALVEGEANLYQFEDGNLVRFFYSMDNGMTVEQLIFKNYRSTGDLIKENNRYRQQLLNNLTCKNISSKDIERLKYEKDDLVKIFVTYNQCNNVEQVNFEEKQKKDLFNLTPRIGIKSSSFSIENTSLSSRNVDFGSKIGFRIGLEAEIFLPFNKNKWAIIVEPTYQSFKSEETLENSNVEVDYSSIELPIGIRHYFFLNNSSKLFVNASYILDIPMNSTVNYDTGSELEIINSSSIGLGFGYTYNDTYSVELRYNTNRDLLKDYQYYNSDYNTISVIFGYTIF
- a CDS encoding DUF2200 domain-containing protein — encoded protein: MKVTDKHNERIANMTFASVYPHYIAKVEKKGRTKAELHEVISWLTGFDELQLEKLIAEKVTFETFFKEASLHPNAHLITGVICGYRIEDIDNTLTQQVRYLDKLVDELAKGRKMDKILRTV
- a CDS encoding multidrug effflux MFS transporter, coding for MLKKETKNQFEFIALMASLMSIVALTIDALLPAIPNIGLAIGNQNSTDLQLLVTMIFLGFGLGQLILGPLSDSFGRKPIMYLGFFIFLLASIVCITAESLVWMLVGRIFQGIGLSAPRTLCISIIRDSHKGDYMARMMSFVTAFFILVPIIAPALGQFILNHFDWHYIFYTQLFFGAIVIFWFWKRQPETLHPEYKIPFNKHVFINGFTELLKFKEAIIFTMLSGFITGAFMVYLSASQHIFEAQYGLGDKFPLVFAGLAFSIGLSTLLNGTLVVKFGMRNLAFAALTVFSGASILYVILFWNSANPSLSVLIPFLIIQFFSLGFIFGNLRAIAMEPIGHIAGIGAAITGFISTLIAIPIATIIGEYVTDTALPLFLGFAICGSLSVGVFIIMRRRRTSALAVAKY
- a CDS encoding MarC family NAAT transporter encodes the protein MELFLATFGALFSIMNPLGTVPVFVGLSSEHTKKERASIAFWTSLNALIIVLLSFFAGTYILSFFGISINALKIAGGLIIASSGFALLTGKFAEHKGMKRQRVEEDIKTRNEISLTPLAMPMLAGPGTISLLIAYNQEFTEIKEISIIIAALVFTTICIYLILKSSYLIVKCLGASGINALSRIIGFIVIAIGIEYVISAVVNIVNIQFLK
- a CDS encoding acyl-CoA desaturase, translating into MTIIIFMIILWYSGLFFQTFFLHRYAAHQTFNMSRFAEKVCFFLTWVCQGSNYLSAYGYGVMHRMHHAYADTENDPHSPKYDSNVFSMMWRTKNIYQDINKKRVAVDSKFTKNVPQWERFDAFASSRGSRLAWAALYTAIFFFFATAWWQWLFLPVAFFMAPIHGVIINWFAHIYGYVNFKVSDTSKNLLPFDFLMMGEGYHNNHHKYGGRANFGGVRWYELDITYGIMKVLDALGFIKLKKSALIPVKREV
- a CDS encoding Crp/Fnr family transcriptional regulator → MIEIRAYIESTVPISDADWKLFSSKLKARTFKKKERILEVGQVEHYISFINSGIARFLIPNEDEDKDVTFGFCFENEFVSAYDSFLTQKPSLYALEALTDLSIWSVSYSDLQEVYNNTEVGNLIGRLSSERLFLIKSKREQSLLNETAEQRYLNLFTERPNLLKDIPLKYIASYIGVTAQALSRIRKRIS